A stretch of DNA from Raphanus sativus cultivar WK10039 unplaced genomic scaffold, ASM80110v3 Scaffold3283, whole genome shotgun sequence:
gctactacagccactttcactcggtcaaacgaactacgaaaggcttgatcctcatccgaggtacgtaggcatcccttcacagggtccagccccaaccaaaacaaagtccaaacttttttttagaaTGACCAACAGTCACCTTTCCCCGAACAAACGATGCCAGCCCCTTTATCAAGCGGAGCACGAGCACTCGCCCAGCTAAATCGGCTGAGCCTTGATCGGGTATCAGCCGAAGGGAATAACAGCCTTGCGTCACCTGTGCGTCGTGCATTGACCGGCTATCCAATGGAAATTTCAGACCAAGTCTGATCGAAGGACGACGGTTTGGCCGACCAATAGTTCTCTCGATCACTGCACTGCGTCTTGAAACCTTTTCCTCGGTAATTCAGTAGAACGATTAGAgtttctttgtatttacttGGACGTTAGACTTGTAAAAGCTTCGTTGGATAAGTAAAAATACGAACGAACAACCATCTCTAATTTCTGTTTCTATCTGAAAAGGAGGGAACTCGCTGGCAAATGCGAGCAACCATCCGGATTATTCCATTTCTCGGTTATAGACAAGtggatgatttatatatttctaaattaagCGATTTACGGAAATATATGAGGAAACATTTGCCTAAAAATAAAACCGAAGGCACCAAATCCATACAACAAAGGCCTTAGCCGAGAAAAGGAAATAAGTTTTAGACGAACAAGGCCGAAAGGCCGAAAAACGGATACAACAAACATTTAAAGTCATCCCGAGACAAGGGGATCTTCCTCGGAGCGCTCCCCGCTCACGCCAGAGCCTGACACTTCAAGCGACGGCGAATCGGTGATATCCACCGTCTTGATCGGCGTATCGGAGATCGGAACCTCGGAAGCTGGCTTGGTCGTTTCTTCGACCACCGGAGCATTTTCCGGAAGGATGGCGTCAGGGTGAGCTGGCGACTGGACGGTTTCGAGAAGGCTCTTCGACGGTCCTTCGGATTGATCCTCTGGTCCCCTGAGTGGAGTGCGAAGAGCCCTGGCAGCCTCAGAGTCGAGCAAGTCCATGTTCGACCCGTACTTGTCGACTTTATCCAATATCTCTTGGATGACGAACCTCGACTCGAGCACAAGAGGGGACAAAGAGAGGTCCTTCTCAGCAAGATCGTCTACGACCAAACGCTTCACCTCCGCGTCGTAATATTTCTCTTGCTCGGCATAGGTATCGATATCTCCTTGAGAGATGCTTTTACCTGTTGCCTTCATCCCTTCAAGACAACGTCTCATTCCGCGAGCCTGTCCGAGCATACACCTCGCATCCTCAAAACTGTCGCGACGAGTCTCCCGCTCTCGAATCCTCTGGAAGCGAGCAGCAGCCTTTCCGTGCATCACAGCCATCACTCGGATCCGCTCGTGAGTAACCTCATAGCGGCGCGACTCTCGGAGACGATCCATCTCCTTGGAATGCGCTATGGCAGCGGCAGCCCTCTCTTCCTCGAGGATCTTCTTCTCGTCTGCCAACTTGGCTTTCTCTTTCTCGAGTGTCTTAACCAACTCCCGGGCTCGCTTCAGCTCCTTGTTCATAGCCGTCTCCTTCTGGAGGAGCTCATCCCTCATGGCCTCTTCCCGGATGACCGCATCGTTTTTCTTGCGAAGCATGACCTCTAGGGCTTGCGTCGCTTCCCTGGTGTTGTGTCGCTGCCTATCGATCACACCATAGGTCCTCTTCAGCTCCTCGTCGTACTTACGGACGACTTCATTCCAATCCCCTTGGCTCTGCAGCACATCAAAGAGAGAGTGAGACAACCAAGTTAGGAAAAAGACGAGGAACGGACGAAACGCAAAAACTATCCTTACCTTAACCGAAGAACCGGCGGCGGCGGTGTAATCGTCTTGGAAGACGAGATCCTTGACGAGTGGGAGATGCTTTCTGCTCCCCCGGACTTGGCGGACAAAGCGAGCACAGTCCCTCTCGTTGCAAACAAGAGGAGTATCCCGCTTAAAGATAAAGTCGACCTTGTCCGGACAAAACCCCTGAAGGTCCTTCGGCACAACGTCCTTCTCCTGAGCCTTCGGAGCGGACCTGCTTGATCCCCCGGCATCTTCGCGAACCGCCGCCTTTGGGAGAGAAACGGCAGCAGTCGGGGCTCCCACGGTCTCCTTCTCGGGCGCCCCCTCCTGCCCCGAGGATCCGCCgttattcttctttttgttctttttcgACTTCTTCTTCACTTTAGAAGAAGTCTCTTGATGCTCACCCGCTTGACCGCCACCGGGAGATGGATTCGGGAGAGCGTCGTCTCGAGAGCCGTTACTAGGCTCCAAGGCTTGGAGCTCCCCTTCCTCCACAGAAGAAGGTCGAGCCTCTGCGAAATCCTTTCGCGCCCTTTTCTTCTCCGACCTGGCACCCCCACCGGTGGAAGTCTCCTCGGTCTGTTTCCCCTCGGAAGAAGCGCCTTCCCTCTCTTTTCTCTTGTTCCCCGTTTTCCTCACGAGCTGAGCCTCATCTGACTCAGTCGCATTAGGTTCCTCGAGATTAGGTGAGTTTGCGTTGGAGTTTTGGTCCGGCTCCACAAACCCAAGTTGCTTCCCAACCACCAAGCTCAGATCCGGCAATTCCCTCATAACTCTGGCCCGATTGATCTCCGTCTGCTCGGCCTTGTTGAACAGGTTGATTCTTTTCGATTTCTTGGTGATAATCGGAACAGTATCCGAACGCCAAACCTCTGCAAGGACAAAAAGGGGGGGGGCGACTTAGGATCCCTGAGGAAACCGAACAAAAGGAAAGGAGGAGAGACTTACGTAGTCTAATCCGATCAGCCGACCTGCGAATCCTCCCGTACGAGAAGTTCTCCCAAAGATCTTGCCTTTGAGACGCGACGATCCGAGCACTCTCCAAAAAATCTTCCTCGTACTCCGCGGTATTCGAGTGAGGGACTgccaaaacaaaaggaaaagagGCGGTCAGGAGCACGAAACGGTAAAAGACTAGGAAACACTCTATACCAAATTCATTGTTCCAAAGAACACGGTAACCGGTCTTCAGCGGCTCCTCGAAAGCCGAGCGATCGGACTTGACGTAAAAGTACGATCGCTGCCAGTCGTTCGTCTTGGACGGATAGCCCGTTACCACATTGTAGTTGGGACGTATCTTTAGCGACAACAGGCCCTGATTGATCTTCACCGAAACCAGTTCCTCGAATGCTCGGACACTGAGAGCGGCACCGGCTTCTGCCCCAATCACCATCAGCGCAACTGCTAGGCGCCAAGCGCCATTTAAGAACTGGCTCAGAGCAACTCCTCGGCGCATCGTGTAGGCGGTGACGAGTCGAGGTATCGGAAACCATAACTTCGTATCATTCTCGAAGTACGACTCATATACGCACTGATATCCCTTTGGGGGAGACCACGGTCGTTGGTCCTTTGACGGGATTATGAACGTAACCCCAATCGCCTTGCTCCTCTTCAGCAGCCTTCTCACCGACCCAAACGTAGACCGCGTCGGTAAAACGTTTCCCCAATCCTGCCCTTCAACTACAGAGGG
This window harbors:
- the LOC108838214 gene encoding uncharacterized protein LOC108838214 isoform X1, with amino-acid sequence MSTSKRFSREQKGKMTASTVDPVSDLERVRGSEDSAEATHREAMMDTENTTREQRMLVSEAMVRAREDDDGGNGSPDDGMTPYCFYPGNIFEEQRRLDPTRARPSVVEGQDWGNVLPTRSTFGSVRRLLKRSKAIGVTFIIPSKDQRPWSPPKGYQCVYESYFENDTKLWFPIPRLVTAYTMRRGVALSQFLNGAWRLAVALMVIGAEAGAALSVRAFEELVSVKINQGLLSLKIRPNYNVVTGYPSKTNDWQRSYFYVKSDRSAFEEPLKTGYRVLWNNEFGIECFLVFYRFVLLTASFPFVLAVPHSNTAEYEEDFLESARIVASQRQDLWENFSYGRIRRSADRIRLQVWRSDTVPIITKKSKRINLFNKAEQTEINRARVMRELPDLSLVVGKQLGFVEPDQNSNANSPNLEEPNATESDEAQLVRKTGNKRKEREGASSEGKQTEETSTGGGARSEKKRARKDFAEARPSSVEEGELQALEPSNGSRDDALPNPSPGGGQAGEHQETSSKVKKKSKKNKKKNNGGSSGQEGAPEKETVGAPTAAVSLPKAAVREDAGGSSRSAPKAQEKDVVPKDLQGFCPDKVDFIFKRDTPLVCNERDCARFVRQVRGSRKHLPLVKDLVFQDDYTAAAGSSVKVRIVFAFRPFLVFFLTWLSHSLFDVLQSQGDWNEVVRKYDEELKRTYGVIDRQRHNTREATQALEVMLRKKNDAVIREEAMRDELLQKETAMNKELKRARELVKTLEKEKAKLADEKKILEEERAAAAIAHSKEMDRLRESRRYEVTHERIRVMAVMHGKAAARFQRIRERETRRDSFEDARCMLGQARGMRRCLEGMKATGKSISQGDIDTYAEQEKYYDAEVKRLVVDDLAEKDLSLSPLVLESRFVIQEILDKVDKYGSNMDLLDSEAARALRTPLRGPEDQSEGPSKSLLETVQSPAHPDAILPENAPVVEETTKPASEVPISDTPIKTVDITDSPSLEVSGSGVSGERSEEDPLVSG
- the LOC108838214 gene encoding meiosis-specific protein ASY2-like isoform X2 → MSTSKRFSREQKGKMTASTVDPVSDLERVRGSEDSAEATHREAMMDTENTTREQRMLVSEAMVRAREDDDGGNGSPDDGMTPYCFYPGNIFEEQRRLDPTRARPSVVEGQDWGNVLPTRSTFGSVRRLLKRSKAIGVTFIIPSKDQRPWSPPKGYQCVYESYFENDTKLWFPIPRLVTAYTMRRGVALSQFLNGAWRLAVALMVIGAEAGAALSVRAFEELVSVKINQGLLSLKIRPNYNVVTGYPSKTNDWQRSYFYVKSDRSAFEEPLKTGYRVLWNNEFVPHSNTAEYEEDFLESARIVASQRQDLWENFSYGRIRRSADRIRLQVWRSDTVPIITKKSKRINLFNKAEQTEINRARVMRELPDLSLVVGKQLGFVEPDQNSNANSPNLEEPNATESDEAQLVRKTGNKRKEREGASSEGKQTEETSTGGGARSEKKRARKDFAEARPSSVEEGELQALEPSNGSRDDALPNPSPGGGQAGEHQETSSKVKKKSKKNKKKNNGGSSGQEGAPEKETVGAPTAAVSLPKAAVREDAGGSSRSAPKAQEKDVVPKDLQGFCPDKVDFIFKRDTPLVCNERDCARFVRQVRGSRKHLPLVKDLVFQDDYTAAAGSSVKVRIVFAFRPFLVFFLTWLSHSLFDVLQSQGDWNEVVRKYDEELKRTYGVIDRQRHNTREATQALEVMLRKKNDAVIREEAMRDELLQKETAMNKELKRARELVKTLEKEKAKLADEKKILEEERAAAAIAHSKEMDRLRESRRYEVTHERIRVMAVMHGKAAARFQRIRERETRRDSFEDARCMLGQARGMRRCLEGMKATGKSISQGDIDTYAEQEKYYDAEVKRLVVDDLAEKDLSLSPLVLESRFVIQEILDKVDKYGSNMDLLDSEAARALRTPLRGPEDQSEGPSKSLLETVQSPAHPDAILPENAPVVEETTKPASEVPISDTPIKTVDITDSPSLEVSGSGVSGERSEEDPLVSG
- the LOC108838214 gene encoding meiosis-specific protein ASY2-like isoform X3; protein product: MSTSKRFSREQKGKMTASTVDPVSDLERVRGSEDSAEATHREAMMDTENTTREQRMLVSEAMVRAREDDDGGNGSPDDGMTPYCFYPGNIFEEQRRLDPTRARPSVVEGQDWGNVLPTRSTFGSVRRLLKRSKAIGVTFIIPSKDQRPWSPPKGYQCVYESYFENDTKLWFPIPRLVTAYTMRRGVALSQFLNGAWRLAVALMVIGAEAGAALSVRAFEELVSVKINQGLLSLKIRPNYNVVTGYPSKTNDWQRSYFYVKSDRSAFEEPLKTGYRVLWNNEFGIECFLVFYRFVLLTASFPFVLAVPHSNTAEYEEDFLESARIVASQRQDLWENFSYGRIRRSADRIRLQVWRSDTVPIITKKSKRINLFNKAEQTEINRARVMRELPDLSLVVGKQLGFVEPDQNSNANSPNLEEPNATESDEAQLVRKTGNKRKEREGASSEGKQTEETSTGGGARSEKKRARKDFAEARPSSVEEGELQALEPSNGSRDDALPNPSPGGGQAGEHQETSSKVKKKSKKNKKKNNGGSSGQEGAPEKETVGAPTAAVSLPKAAVREDAGGSSRSAPKAQEKDVVPKDLQGFCPDKVDFIFKRDTPLVCNERDCARFVRQVRGSRKHLPLVKDLVFQDDYTAAAGSSVKSQGDWNEVVRKYDEELKRTYGVIDRQRHNTREATQALEVMLRKKNDAVIREEAMRDELLQKETAMNKELKRARELVKTLEKEKAKLADEKKILEEERAAAAIAHSKEMDRLRESRRYEVTHERIRVMAVMHGKAAARFQRIRERETRRDSFEDARCMLGQARGMRRCLEGMKATGKSISQGDIDTYAEQEKYYDAEVKRLVVDDLAEKDLSLSPLVLESRFVIQEILDKVDKYGSNMDLLDSEAARALRTPLRGPEDQSEGPSKSLLETVQSPAHPDAILPENAPVVEETTKPASEVPISDTPIKTVDITDSPSLEVSGSGVSGERSEEDPLVSG